One Camelina sativa cultivar DH55 chromosome 3, Cs, whole genome shotgun sequence genomic window carries:
- the LOC104777813 gene encoding probable translation initiation factor eIF-2B subunit delta — MDTRRGALAVPKVRRVGFFTPTEPPPESSQRPNRSQSGPVEATTSSSPLSDSPSGNLISPVLIPPSRHHSDNLTSHAAAPVPVPGPAAFRRYLAHDRSLHIGSYNAPDSLLGTSPPSSNGEFSEDSVSLFGFQRSDSTKLSASFPNGGFDLTLAVRAPQEPETKIATASASEGKKKIAEVSGKSESVTTKPQKEKEPKSLKDKTTKAERRAIQEAQRAAKGEGKRHADESGKANPGMAAKKPQPKKERPPVTSSVSEKTAVAVEKEKRMDVPQTQMQYDDKSRVDKAKRRAVVEQTEIKNKVELFLHLPQYERGNQLPNLSSSFFTLDTIHHAVYKVGLQHLAGDISGDNARCIAMLQAFQEAIKDYTTPPMKDLTMDLTTKINGYVSFLIECRPLSMSMGNAIRFLKNQIRKLPVNLSEPEAKASLCSDIGRFIDEKIILADKVIVQHAVTKIRDGEVLLTYGFSCVVEMILLYAHEIGKKFRIVIVDARPNLEGQKLLRRLVTRGLDCTYTHINAISYIMREATRVFLGASSIFSNGTLYSKVGTACVAMVANAFSVPVIVCCEAYKFHERVLLDSICSNELGDPDAVANIPSFITKAKQSKMMDNNKNLQFLNLMYDSTPSEYISMIVSDYGMIPPTSIPVIVREYRRENLLL; from the exons ATGGATACTCGTCGCGGAGCTCTTGCTGTTCCTAAAGTCCGTCGAGTAGGTTTCTTCACACCAACCGAGCCGCCTCCAGAGTCATCACAGCGACCGAATCGAAGCCAATCCGGTCCGGTTGAGGCAACGACTTCTTCCTCTCCTCTCTCCGATTCACCCTCCGGAAACCTAATTTCTCCGGTCTTAATTCCACCGTCGCGTCACCATTCTGACAATTTAACCTCTCACGCTGCTGCTCCTGTACCCGTTCCTGGACCTGCCGCCTTTCGCCGATACTTAGCTCATGATCGGAGTCTTCACATCGGTAGTTACAATGCTCCGGATTCGCTTCTGGGAACATCACCACCGTCGAGTAACGGAGAGTTTTCTGAGGATTCGGTTTCTCTGTTTGGGTTCCAACGGAGCGATTCGACGAAATTATCGGCGAGTTTTCCTAATGGAGGATTCGATTTGACTTTAGCAGTTAGAGCTCCTCAGGAGCCTGAAACCAAAATTGCGACCGCGTCAGCTtctgaagggaagaagaagatcgccGAAGTTTCTG GAAAGAGTGAATCTGTGACCACAAAACCCCAGAAGGAAAAGGAACCAAAATCGCTGAAAGATAAAACCACTAAAGCAGAAAGGCGAGCCATCCAAGAGGCACAACGGGCAGCAAAAG GCGAAGGAAAAAGACATGCAGATGAGTCTGGTAAAGCTAATCCTGGCATGGCTGCTAAAAAGCCtcaaccaaagaaagaaagacctCCCGTCACATCCTCTGTTTCTGAAAAGACAGCTGTAGCagtagaaaaagagaagaggatgGATGTCCCTCAGACACAAATGCAGTATGATGATAAAAGCCGAGTGGATAAAGCTAAGAGGCGTGCTGTGGTTGAACAGACCGAGATCAAGAACAAAGTTGAATTATTTCTCCACCTTCCTCAATACGAACGTGGCAATCAGCTTCCCAATTTAAGCTCCAGTTTTTTCACACTTGATACCATACACCATGCAGTCTATAAG GTGGGATTGCAACACTTGGCTGGAGATATATCTGGGGACAATGCGCGATGCATTGCCATGCTCCAAGCATTTCAAGAAGCTATAAAAGATTACACTACACCTCCTATGAAAGATCTGACCATGGACTTGACAACCAAAATCAACGGTTATGTTTCATTCTTAATAGAATGTCGTCCACTCTCCATGAGCATGGGAAACGCAATCAGGTTCCTGAAGAACCAAATCAGAAAATTACCTGTAAACCTGTCAGAGCCAGAGGCAAAAGCTTCCCTGTGTTCGGACATTGGACGGTTCATAGATGAAAAGATAATTCTTGCAGACAAGGTGATCGTACAACACGCCGTAACAAAAATCAGAGATGGAGAGGTTCTTCTCACATACGGATTCTCTTGTGTGGTTGAGATGATTCTCTTATACGCTCATGAGATTGGGAAAAAATTCCGTATTGTGATTGTAGACGCACGCCCAAATCTTGAAGGGCAAAAGCTACTCCGCAGACTTGTGACCCGTGGCCTCGACTGTACCTACACTCATATAAACGCCATTTCCTACATCATGCGTGAAGCAACACGAGTTTTTCTTGGGGCTTCATCAATCTTCTCGAATGGAACTCTTTACTCGAAAGTTGGTACAGCTTGCGTTGCAATGGTTGCAAACGCATTTAGTGTTCCTGTAATTGTGTGTTGTGAAGCATACAAGTTTCATGAAAGAGTCCTACTTGATTCAATCTGCTCCAATGAACTTG GGGATCCTGATGCCGTAGCCAACATACCATCATTTATTACCAAAGCAAAGCAGTCAAAGATGatggacaacaacaaaaaccttCAGTTCCTGAATCTAAT gTACGATTCAACACCTTCAGAATATATATCTATGATCGTTTCGGATTATGGAATG ATTCCTCCGACAAGCATACCAGTGATTGTACGTGAATACAGGAGAGAAAACTTGTTGCTATAA
- the LOC104777812 gene encoding uncharacterized protein LOC104777812, producing the protein MGDVRRIVVVVEDKEAARTALQWALHNLLRQGDVIVLLHVFSPPPSRKKKSTAARNLRRCGYHLALSFREICDSFFNTHTEIIVREGDDDGNMIAQVLKEIGASMLLVGLHQNSFLYRWAMSGIDVSRHFDCKVMAIKQPLLEQLTPAKVKGHKTSQRTATSDSDSLTNFDFSQIEISGLQAPEIPTPPRVPYRLCPSPHAILWRSRPRRRSKDQFGLVS; encoded by the exons atgggAGATGTACGGAGGATCGTGGTGGTCGTAGAAGACAAAGAAGCGGCGAGGACGGCGTTACAATGGGCACTACACAACCTCCTCCGCCAAGGTGACGTCATAGTCCTCCTCCACGTTTTCTCTCCTCCTCCGTCGCGTAAAAAGAAATCCACGGCGGCGCGTAATCTCCGCCGCTGCGGATACCATCTCGCACTCTCTTTCCGTGAAATCTGCGACTCTTTCTTCAAC ACGCATACGGAGATCATCGTGAGAGAAGGAGACGATGATGGCAATATGATTGCTCAagttttgaaagagattggTGCTTCTATGCTTCTCGTTGGTCTCCATCAGAACAGCTTTCTTTACAG ATGGGCAATGAGTGGGATTGACGTATCAAGACATTTTGATTGCAAAGTGATGGCTATAAAGCAACCTTTACTGGAACAGTTGACGCCGGCAAAGGTTAAGGGACACAAGACCTCACAGAGGACAGCTACATCAGACTCAGATAGTTTAACTAATTTTGACTTTTCCCAAATTGAAATTTCCGGATTACA GGCTCCTGAGATTCCGACACCACCTAGAGTGCCGTACAGGTTATGTCCGAGTCCTCATGCGATACTATGGAGATCAAGGCCCCGGAGGAGATCCAAAGACCAATTCGGTCTCGTTTCataa